One region of Flavobacterium pisciphilum genomic DNA includes:
- a CDS encoding S8 family peptidase, which produces MNSIKPIYMSAFALMVLAGCGATKQASIATPPVVEIAPAIIKKNAPVSENDLKRWSHLDLVKDTIPGMSVDKAYAELLKDKKGVKVIVGIVDSGVDIEHEDLQGKIWTNTKEIPGNGIDDDKNGFIDDVHGWNFLGDAVSENLELTRIVKKGDDGSAEYKNALAQYNEKYEKALEDKQQVDFLLDVHSTVKKALNKDNYKIEDLSTITSTDPKVTRSKMIMTQIFTNAGATFNPEADFEEYREQVYDQLNFNLNKEFDGRKIVGDNPEDIKDTRYGNNNVIGPVKDKALHGTHVAGIVAQLRHNNLGGDGVANNVEIMAVRAVPDGDEYDKDIALAIRYAVDNGAKVINGSFGKSFSPHKQWVYDAIKYAAKKDVLIVHAAGNDGYNIDIEKNINYPNDSEDNIKEFADNLITIGAINKVYGEKVVAGFSNFGKINVDVFAPGEEIYATIPNNKYKYLQGTSMAAPNAAGVAALIRSYYPKLTAPQVKHILMNSGVLLPEMLILGENPNPEEKPVAVSSTESSKTGRMVNAYNALLMAEKMSKK; this is translated from the coding sequence ATGAATAGTATCAAGCCTATTTACATGTCTGCTTTTGCGTTAATGGTTTTAGCAGGTTGTGGTGCTACAAAACAAGCATCAATTGCAACACCTCCAGTTGTTGAAATTGCTCCTGCAATTATTAAAAAAAATGCTCCAGTTAGCGAAAATGATTTAAAGAGATGGAGTCATTTGGATTTAGTAAAAGATACTATTCCGGGAATGAGTGTTGACAAGGCGTATGCCGAATTACTAAAAGATAAAAAAGGAGTAAAGGTAATCGTAGGAATTGTTGATTCTGGTGTTGATATCGAACACGAAGATTTACAAGGAAAAATCTGGACGAATACAAAAGAGATTCCTGGTAACGGAATCGATGACGATAAAAATGGTTTTATAGATGACGTTCACGGTTGGAACTTTCTTGGTGATGCTGTAAGCGAGAATTTAGAACTTACTCGTATTGTAAAGAAAGGCGATGACGGATCTGCTGAATATAAAAATGCATTGGCGCAGTATAATGAAAAATACGAAAAGGCATTAGAAGATAAACAACAGGTAGATTTTTTACTTGATGTTCATTCGACTGTAAAAAAAGCATTAAATAAAGATAACTACAAGATTGAAGATTTAAGCACTATTACTTCTACAGACCCAAAAGTAACTAGAAGTAAAATGATCATGACTCAAATTTTCACTAATGCAGGAGCTACTTTTAATCCTGAAGCTGATTTTGAAGAGTATAGAGAACAAGTGTATGATCAGTTAAATTTTAATTTGAATAAAGAATTTGATGGTCGAAAAATTGTAGGAGATAATCCAGAAGATATTAAAGATACTCGTTACGGGAATAATAATGTTATTGGACCAGTTAAAGATAAAGCATTACACGGAACTCACGTAGCAGGTATAGTTGCTCAATTGCGTCACAATAATTTAGGTGGAGATGGTGTTGCTAATAATGTTGAAATTATGGCAGTGAGAGCTGTTCCAGATGGAGATGAGTATGATAAAGATATTGCATTGGCAATACGTTATGCTGTAGATAATGGAGCAAAAGTAATCAACGGAAGTTTTGGAAAAAGTTTTTCTCCTCATAAACAATGGGTTTACGATGCTATAAAATATGCAGCTAAAAAAGATGTTCTAATTGTGCATGCAGCTGGAAATGATGGTTACAATATTGATATTGAGAAAAATATTAATTACCCAAATGACTCAGAGGATAACATCAAAGAATTTGCAGATAATTTAATTACAATTGGTGCAATAAATAAAGTATATGGAGAAAAGGTAGTGGCAGGTTTCTCTAATTTTGGAAAAATAAACGTTGATGTTTTTGCTCCAGGAGAAGAAATCTATGCAACAATTCCAAATAATAAGTACAAGTATTTACAAGGAACTTCAATGGCTGCACCAAATGCGGCTGGAGTTGCAGCTTTAATCCGTTCTTATTATCCTAAGTTAACTGCTCCACAGGTAAAACATATTTTAATGAATTCAGGAGTTCTACTTCCGGAGATGTTGATTTTGGGTGAAAATCCAAACCCAGAGGAAAAACCAGTTGCGGTTTCATCTACCGAATCATCAAAAACAGGTAGAATGGTGAATGCTTATAATGCATTATTGATGGCAGAAAAAATGTCAAAAAAATAA
- a CDS encoding L-threonine 3-dehydrogenase, whose protein sequence is MNPKILIIGACGQIGTELTQKLRKLYGTENVIASDIRKLNTDVVNSGPFEVVNALDFNQIEHLVEVHKITDIYLMAALLSATAEKNPAFAWDLNMNSLFHVLNLAKAQKIKKVFWPSSIAVFGPTTPKENTPQYTIMEPSTVYGISKQAGERWCEYYHNIYGVDVRSVRYPGLISWSTPPGGGTTDYAVDIFYKAIADKKYECFLSSETKMPMMYMDDAIEATINIMKAPAEKIKIHSSYNLAAMSFTPTEIANEIKKHIPEFEITYNPDFRQKIADSWPASIDDSSAREDWDWKHTFDLESMTKDMLEHLG, encoded by the coding sequence ATGAATCCTAAAATATTAATCATTGGTGCTTGCGGCCAAATTGGAACGGAGCTTACCCAGAAACTACGTAAATTATACGGAACTGAAAATGTAATAGCATCTGACATTCGTAAATTAAACACAGACGTTGTTAACTCTGGTCCTTTTGAAGTAGTGAATGCGTTAGATTTCAATCAAATTGAGCACCTTGTAGAAGTTCATAAAATAACCGACATCTATTTAATGGCGGCATTATTATCTGCTACTGCCGAAAAGAACCCTGCATTTGCTTGGGATTTGAACATGAACTCTTTATTCCACGTTTTAAACTTAGCTAAAGCACAAAAAATAAAAAAAGTTTTCTGGCCATCAAGTATTGCTGTTTTTGGACCAACAACTCCAAAAGAAAACACTCCACAATACACTATCATGGAACCTTCAACTGTTTACGGAATTAGTAAACAAGCTGGAGAAAGATGGTGCGAATACTATCATAATATTTATGGTGTTGATGTTCGTAGCGTACGCTACCCTGGTTTAATTAGCTGGTCAACTCCTCCAGGTGGTGGAACAACTGATTATGCTGTTGACATTTTCTATAAAGCTATTGCTGATAAAAAATACGAATGTTTCTTATCATCTGAAACTAAAATGCCAATGATGTATATGGATGATGCTATTGAAGCAACTATAAATATCATGAAAGCTCCTGCTGAAAAGATCAAAATTCATTCTTCATACAACTTGGCAGCAATGAGTTTTACTCCAACTGAAATTGCAAACGAAATTAAAAAACATATTCCTGAATTTGAAATCACTTACAATCCAGACTTCCGTCAGAAAATTGCTGATAGCTGGCCTGCAAGTATTGACGATAGTTCGGCAAGAGAAGATTGGGATTGGAAACATACTTTTGACCTTGAATCAATGACAAAAGATATGCTAGAGCATTTAGGATAA
- a CDS encoding DUF418 domain-containing protein encodes MTNSYQPLAQNKRTAIVDILRGWAIFGVAIGNYSGYQFIGIPNETKNSTLSEVLSNFDQYFLAGKSWTLLTILFGYGFAILINNVVSKGKNPVAFFSWRMLLLFGLAFINSSFWFGDILKDYAFLGLILLLFSKCSAKTLGYISAILILAIPFIMSYIKGLNIEKVSIITNPEYLKLYHSGNWLDFFRFNLLASFYQQIIVPGYAITSHIVMLACMLFGVMLQKIDFFNRLNEMKNLLKYVLICSFFIAVLLGIIFYFAIENKAEFLKFFHPYFWLILSTMIFIATGICQLYINGKLKTIFIYFSAGGKMTLTNYITQNILGAFIFSGIGLGIADAMPYWFYFSLAVSIFIVQLFISKWWLSKYTYGPVEWLWRVTSYRQLFPFKKPTQNNPIIEINTKIAE; translated from the coding sequence ATGACAAATTCTTACCAACCTCTTGCGCAAAACAAAAGAACTGCAATTGTAGACATCCTTCGGGGATGGGCAATTTTTGGTGTTGCCATTGGCAATTACTCCGGGTATCAATTTATTGGAATACCAAACGAAACCAAGAATAGTACTCTATCTGAGGTACTATCTAATTTTGATCAATATTTTTTAGCAGGAAAATCTTGGACCTTGTTAACCATTTTATTTGGCTATGGTTTTGCAATTTTAATTAATAATGTTGTCTCGAAAGGTAAAAACCCTGTTGCTTTTTTTAGTTGGCGAATGCTATTGCTTTTTGGCTTGGCTTTTATTAATTCGTCTTTTTGGTTTGGCGACATATTAAAAGATTATGCTTTTTTAGGACTTATATTATTATTGTTCTCAAAGTGTTCAGCAAAAACATTAGGTTATATTTCTGCTATCCTTATTCTTGCTATTCCTTTTATAATGTCTTACATCAAAGGCCTTAATATAGAAAAAGTGTCAATTATCACAAATCCTGAATATTTAAAATTATATCATTCTGGTAACTGGCTTGACTTTTTTAGATTTAATCTATTGGCCTCTTTTTACCAGCAAATTATTGTTCCTGGTTACGCCATTACATCACATATTGTAATGCTGGCTTGCATGCTTTTTGGGGTTATGCTTCAGAAAATAGATTTTTTTAATCGTTTAAACGAAATGAAAAATCTTTTAAAATATGTGCTTATATGTAGTTTCTTCATTGCCGTTCTACTAGGCATCATTTTTTACTTTGCTATTGAAAATAAAGCTGAATTTCTTAAATTCTTCCATCCTTATTTTTGGCTTATTTTAAGCACAATGATTTTTATCGCAACTGGAATTTGCCAACTGTATATCAACGGAAAACTAAAAACAATTTTTATCTATTTTAGCGCCGGTGGCAAAATGACATTGACCAATTACATCACTCAAAATATATTAGGAGCTTTCATTTTTTCTGGAATTGGTTTAGGAATTGCAGACGCTATGCCATATTGGTTTTACTTCTCGCTAGCTGTTTCTATTTTTATTGTTCAATTGTTCATTAGTAAATGGTGGCTTTCTAAATACACTTATGGACCAGTAGAATGGCTTTGGAGAGTAACAAGCTACAGACAACTATTTCCTTTTAAAAAACCAACTCAAAACAATCCTATCATCGAAATCAACACAAAAATAGCCGAATAA
- a CDS encoding M1 family metallopeptidase has product MRKIILLSFLSLSFGSLVAQNAPYWQQHVDYKMDVSMDVKNYLYKGKQELVYTNNSPDTLRKVFYHLFFNAFQPGSEMDARVQTIKDPDGRMINKVKVDGKDVKESRMKTLKPNEIGFLNITNFKQDGVTAVTRTSGTIMEVTLAKPILPNSKTTFTLEFDGQVPVQIRRAGRNSTEGVALSMSQWYPKLAEFDFEGWHADPYIAREFHGVWGNFDVKITIDKDYTIGGSGYLQNKNEIGHGYQDAGVTVVYPKKTKTLTWHFVAPMVHDFTWAADNEYIHDVVKGPNDVDLHFFYKNNPKIIENWKNLQPLMVKVMDFYNHKVGPYPYKQYSFIQGGDGGMEYAMCTLMLGSGTLQGMLGTATHELGHAWFQHVLASNESKHPWMDEGFTTYIEDMALNELAGDKKVENPFKGNYAAYYNLVASGKEQPQTTHGDRYDENRPYSISSYVKGSIFLSQLVYVIGQDNLDATLKRYYNDFKFKHPSPNDIKRTAERVSGAELDWYLIDWTQTTNTIDYGIKEVSDSGDKTVVTLERIGRMPMPIDLTVEYTDGTKESFYIPLRMMNFIKENPNPDVKRTVLNDWAWAMPTYNFTIAKSKSSIKKIIIDPSGLMADVKAANNVYEVK; this is encoded by the coding sequence ATGCGTAAAATTATATTACTTTCTTTTTTGAGCCTTAGTTTTGGTTCTCTGGTTGCTCAAAATGCACCATATTGGCAACAACATGTTGATTATAAAATGGATGTATCGATGGATGTAAAAAACTATTTGTACAAAGGAAAGCAAGAATTGGTTTATACCAATAACTCACCAGATACTTTGCGAAAAGTGTTTTATCATTTGTTTTTTAATGCATTTCAACCAGGAAGCGAGATGGATGCTAGAGTCCAAACTATTAAGGATCCTGATGGAAGAATGATAAATAAGGTAAAAGTTGACGGTAAGGATGTTAAAGAAAGCCGTATGAAAACTTTAAAACCTAATGAAATAGGTTTTCTTAATATCACAAATTTCAAGCAAGATGGAGTAACAGCAGTAACGAGAACTTCGGGGACAATTATGGAAGTTACTTTGGCTAAGCCAATTTTACCAAATTCAAAAACTACTTTTACATTAGAATTTGATGGACAGGTTCCTGTACAAATTCGTCGTGCAGGAAGAAACAGTACAGAAGGTGTTGCTTTGTCAATGTCTCAATGGTACCCTAAATTGGCAGAATTTGATTTCGAAGGTTGGCATGCAGATCCATACATCGCAAGAGAATTTCATGGTGTTTGGGGGAATTTTGATGTGAAAATTACAATCGATAAGGATTATACAATAGGAGGTTCTGGTTATTTACAGAACAAAAATGAAATTGGTCATGGATACCAAGATGCTGGTGTTACTGTAGTTTACCCTAAGAAAACAAAAACACTTACATGGCATTTTGTAGCACCAATGGTACATGATTTTACTTGGGCTGCAGATAATGAATATATTCATGATGTAGTAAAAGGACCAAACGATGTTGATTTGCATTTCTTTTACAAAAACAATCCAAAAATAATTGAAAACTGGAAAAATCTACAGCCGTTAATGGTAAAAGTGATGGATTTTTATAACCATAAAGTGGGACCATATCCATACAAACAATATTCATTTATTCAAGGTGGAGATGGTGGAATGGAGTATGCAATGTGTACTTTGATGTTAGGAAGTGGAACTTTACAAGGAATGTTAGGTACTGCAACACATGAGTTAGGACATGCTTGGTTTCAACATGTTTTAGCTTCAAATGAGTCAAAACACCCATGGATGGACGAAGGTTTTACTACTTATATTGAAGACATGGCTTTGAACGAATTAGCAGGTGATAAAAAGGTTGAAAACCCATTTAAAGGGAATTATGCAGCTTATTACAACTTAGTTGCATCTGGTAAAGAACAGCCTCAAACAACACATGGGGATCGTTATGATGAGAACAGACCTTATAGTATTTCATCTTATGTAAAAGGAAGTATTTTTCTTTCGCAGCTGGTTTATGTAATTGGTCAGGATAATTTAGATGCTACATTAAAAAGATATTATAACGATTTTAAATTCAAACACCCATCACCAAATGATATCAAAAGAACTGCTGAACGTGTTTCTGGAGCTGAATTGGATTGGTATTTAATTGATTGGACACAAACAACAAATACTATTGATTATGGTATTAAAGAGGTAAGTGATAGCGGAGACAAAACGGTTGTAACATTAGAAAGAATTGGTAGAATGCCAATGCCTATTGATTTAACTGTAGAATATACTGATGGGACTAAAGAAAGTTTCTACATTCCGTTACGAATGATGAACTTTATAAAAGAAAACCCTAATCCAGATGTGAAAAGAACAGTTTTAAATGATTGGGCTTGGGCAATGCCAACGTATAATTTTACAATTGCTAAAAGCAAAAGTTCTATTAAGAAAATAATTATTGATCCAAGCGGATTAATGGCTGATGTAAAAGCAGCAAATAATGTTTATGAAGTGAAGTAA
- a CDS encoding LamG-like jellyroll fold domain-containing protein, with protein sequence MKTKLLLLLLLANFSIHAQTPNVPNYVPTNGLIAYYPFNGNANDQSGNAANGITTNTTLTSDRFGAPNTAYSFNGTTSTIEALISNIPQNNSPRTISGWFKTNDAFAAPNKHEICIFNYGILAKTQRLSLSVYSKGYLNIVNGPVFSDNSFYINNFDYSNNDWYFYTLTYDGSKASIFINGEFVSENIISLNTTGNTLKIGQRISGDTTDESFKGTIDDIGIWNRVLTQTEIIALYESGNTTNSYTLIPDANFEKKLIALGLDYGPINGKVFTASISSITSLDVSASQISDLTGIEDFTALQVLNCRANSLSNLNISKNTALTYLNCSSNQLKNLNISNNTALATLSTDNNQLTSLDASNSTALKTLLCASNNVLANLNVSKNTALTYLKCDTNKLTSLDVSNNTALTYLNCNANRLTSLYTEKNVSLNILSVAVNQLTNLNLSKNVALTELYCSVNQLTNLDLSKNIALTNFSCSENPLLTSLNLKNGKNTLLKSSNLQFIYNPNLTCIQVDDVAYSNANWSTKKDTTANYNTNCPSTYTIIPDINFEKKLISLGIDSGAPDGKITISDVSSITDLDLSNSNIKDLTGISSFISLKSLKSSNNQLVDLDLSKNILLDALDTSMNNLLKLNIKNGNNTKFYIPNLNFTGNPNLTCIQVDDVTYSNANWSTKKDATANYNTNCPSTYTIIPDINFEKKLISLGIDSGAPDGKILTSNVSSLTSLDVSSSLISDLTGIQDFTSLNILNCGNNKLLTLDISNNKLLKELNCRYNNLTALELSANINLTSLDCIYNQITNLDVSQAKYLESLLCNSNQITHLDVTNNLVLDWFGCNGNKLTTLNVSKNKNLRFLDCGFNQLSSLDISSNKDLFYLNCYNNKLTSLDVSMLTELTNLACSSNQLSNLEVSKNIKLKSLLCENINISSLNLSKNTVLKELYCGNGQLTTLDISKNKALTHLSCQNNLLTYLNIKNGENSLLTDVDFKQNPNLTCIQVDDVAYSNANWANKKDATASYNTNCTSYFVQIPDQNFEQRLIDLGIDKDGKNGMVLDSSISQITYLNINSSSIKDLTGISGFISLRGLKSSNNQLVNLDLSKNTLLDSLDISMNNLVTLNIKNGNNTKFHIPNLNFTGNPNLTCIQVDDVAYSNANWSTKKDTIASYNTYCPSYFAQIPDQNFEQKLIDLGIDTDGLNGKITISDVSSFTDLDLSNSNIKDLTGIENFTALKNLNCSNNQLPSLDLSKNTNLQILSIINNPLVYLNLKNGNNRNLIIASGTGKKTVNTSATTFLGITTLGCVKVDDVAYSNANWSKIKEASTTYSETCTLGLEDSVLDKITIYPNPTKGELHINNTLLDKATVYNSLGQLVKTFTLDSGNTNNTINLSELPKGVYYVYLIHQDTASAKKVIIE encoded by the coding sequence ATGAAAACAAAACTACTTTTATTGCTATTACTAGCAAATTTTTCTATTCATGCCCAGACACCAAATGTCCCAAATTACGTCCCTACAAATGGGTTGATTGCCTATTATCCGTTCAACGGAAATGCAAATGATCAAAGTGGTAATGCTGCAAATGGAATTACAACTAACACTACACTAACATCTGATAGATTTGGAGCTCCTAATACTGCCTATTCTTTTAATGGCACGACTAGTACTATTGAAGCTCTAATATCTAATATTCCTCAAAACAATTCCCCTAGAACAATTTCGGGATGGTTCAAAACAAACGATGCCTTTGCAGCTCCAAACAAACATGAAATTTGTATTTTTAACTATGGTATTTTAGCAAAAACACAAAGACTTTCTCTTTCTGTTTACTCAAAGGGATACCTCAATATAGTAAATGGTCCTGTTTTTTCTGATAACTCATTCTATATAAACAACTTTGATTATTCAAACAATGACTGGTATTTCTACACCCTTACCTATGATGGAAGTAAAGCTTCAATATTTATTAATGGTGAATTTGTATCCGAAAATATCATAAGCCTAAACACTACAGGAAACACTTTAAAAATAGGCCAAAGAATCTCTGGAGACACTACCGATGAAAGCTTCAAAGGAACAATAGACGATATTGGAATTTGGAACCGTGTCTTAACTCAAACAGAAATCATCGCTTTGTACGAGTCTGGAAATACAACCAATTCTTACACATTAATCCCCGATGCAAACTTTGAAAAAAAGTTAATTGCCTTAGGCCTTGATTATGGTCCTATTAATGGAAAAGTCTTTACAGCAAGTATATCATCTATAACTTCCTTAGACGTATCTGCCAGCCAAATATCAGATTTAACCGGAATTGAAGATTTTACAGCTTTACAAGTCCTTAATTGCAGAGCCAATTCCTTATCAAATTTAAACATAAGTAAAAACACTGCTTTGACATATTTAAACTGTAGCAGCAATCAGCTAAAAAATTTGAATATTTCTAATAACACTGCTTTAGCAACTTTAAGTACTGACAATAATCAACTAACGAGTTTAGATGCTTCTAACAGTACCGCTTTAAAAACTTTATTATGTGCTTCCAATAATGTATTAGCAAATCTAAATGTTTCTAAAAACACCGCTTTAACATATTTAAAATGTGATACCAATAAGTTAACATCTTTAGATGTTTCTAATAATACTGCATTGACATATTTAAATTGCAATGCCAATCGATTAACTAGTTTATATACTGAAAAGAACGTCTCTCTAAATATTTTATCTGTAGCTGTCAATCAATTAACTAATTTAAATCTTTCTAAGAATGTTGCCTTAACAGAATTATATTGCAGTGTTAACCAATTAACTAATTTAGATCTTTCTAAAAATATTGCCTTAACAAATTTTTCTTGTAGCGAAAATCCACTATTGACAAGTCTGAATTTAAAAAACGGAAAAAATACTCTTTTAAAAAGTTCTAATTTACAATTCATTTATAATCCAAATTTAACCTGTATTCAAGTAGACGATGTTGCTTACTCTAATGCAAATTGGTCAACAAAAAAAGACACAACTGCAAATTATAATACAAACTGTCCTTCTACTTATACAATAATTCCTGATATAAATTTTGAAAAAAAATTAATATCATTAGGAATTGATTCTGGTGCTCCAGATGGAAAAATTACAATTTCAGATGTTAGCTCAATTACCGATTTAGATCTCTCTAATAGCAACATTAAAGATTTAACCGGAATAAGCAGTTTTATTTCACTTAAAAGCCTAAAGTCATCAAACAATCAATTAGTAGATTTGGATTTATCCAAGAACATTCTTTTAGATGCCTTAGACACTTCTATGAACAACCTTTTAAAATTGAATATAAAAAATGGAAATAACACTAAATTTTACATCCCAAATTTAAATTTCACAGGCAACCCAAATTTAACATGTATTCAAGTAGACGATGTTACTTACTCTAATGCAAATTGGTCAACAAAAAAAGATGCAACTGCAAATTACAATACAAACTGTCCTTCTACTTATACAATAATTCCTGATATAAATTTTGAAAAAAAATTAATATCATTAGGAATTGATTCTGGTGCTCCAGATGGAAAAATACTAACTTCAAATGTTTCATCACTTACTTCATTAGATGTTTCATCAAGTTTAATTTCAGATTTAACAGGGATTCAAGATTTCACTTCATTGAATATATTGAATTGTGGAAACAACAAACTTTTGACCCTTGACATTTCCAATAACAAACTCCTGAAAGAATTAAATTGCAGATATAATAATTTAACCGCTTTAGAATTATCAGCAAATATAAATTTAACTTCATTAGATTGTATTTATAATCAGATTACTAACCTTGACGTATCCCAAGCGAAGTATCTTGAATCATTATTGTGTAATTCTAATCAAATTACCCATTTAGATGTGACTAATAATTTAGTTTTGGACTGGTTTGGTTGTAATGGCAATAAACTAACAACTTTGAATGTTTCAAAAAACAAAAATCTGCGTTTTTTAGACTGCGGATTTAATCAACTATCATCACTCGATATTAGTAGTAATAAAGATTTATTTTATTTAAATTGTTACAACAATAAACTCACTTCATTAGATGTTTCTATGCTTACTGAGTTAACGAATTTAGCTTGTTCCTCAAATCAATTGAGCAACCTAGAGGTTTCTAAAAATATCAAACTAAAATCTTTATTGTGTGAAAACATTAATATTTCATCTCTTAATCTTTCTAAAAATACAGTTCTTAAAGAATTATATTGCGGAAATGGACAACTCACAACTTTAGATATTTCCAAGAATAAGGCCCTAACCCATTTATCCTGCCAGAATAACCTATTAACTTATTTAAATATTAAAAATGGAGAAAATTCACTACTTACCGATGTTGATTTTAAACAAAATCCAAATTTAACCTGTATTCAAGTAGATGATGTAGCATACTCGAATGCAAATTGGGCAAACAAAAAAGACGCAACTGCAAGTTACAATACTAATTGCACTTCTTATTTCGTCCAGATTCCAGATCAAAATTTTGAACAAAGATTAATTGATTTAGGGATTGATAAAGATGGAAAGAATGGAATGGTCTTGGATAGTAGCATTTCACAAATAACTTATTTAAATATTAATTCTAGTTCTATAAAAGATTTAACTGGAATAAGCGGTTTTATTTCACTTAGAGGTCTAAAGTCATCAAACAATCAATTAGTAAATTTGGATTTATCTAAGAATACTCTTTTAGATTCCTTAGACATTTCTATGAACAACCTTGTAACATTGAATATAAAAAATGGAAATAACACTAAATTTCACATCCCAAATTTAAATTTCACAGGCAACCCCAATTTAACCTGTATTCAAGTAGACGATGTTGCTTACTCTAATGCAAATTGGTCAACAAAAAAAGACACTATAGCAAGCTATAACACATATTGTCCCTCTTATTTTGCCCAAATTCCAGATCAGAATTTTGAACAAAAACTAATTGATTTAGGAATTGACACAGATGGCTTAAACGGAAAAATTACAATTTCAGATGTTAGCTCATTTACCGATTTAGATCTTTCTAATAGCAACATTAAAGATTTAACCGGAATTGAAAATTTTACCGCTTTAAAAAATTTAAATTGCAGTAACAACCAACTACCCTCTTTAGATCTTTCTAAAAACACAAATCTTCAAATTTTAAGTATTATCAATAATCCACTAGTGTATTTAAACTTAAAAAACGGAAACAATAGAAACCTGATCATAGCATCTGGAACTGGCAAAAAAACAGTTAACACATCAGCAACCACCTTTTTAGGAATCACCACTTTAGGTTGTGTAAAAGTAGATGACGTTGCTTATTCTAATGCAAACTGGTCCAAAATTAAAGAGGCATCAACAACCTATTCTGAAACTTGCACTTTGGGACTTGAAGATTCAGTCTTAGACAAAATCACAATTTATCCAAACCCAACAAAAGGAGAATTACATATAAACAATACATTACTTGATAAAGCAACTGTTTATAATTCTTTAGGGCAATTAGTAAAAACTTTTACCCTTGATTCGGGTAATACCAACAATACAATAAACTTATCCGAACTACCAAAAGGTGTTTATTATGTGTATTTAATCCATCAAGACACAGCTTCAGCTAAGAAAGTCATAATAGAATAA
- a CDS encoding MBL fold metallo-hydrolase, with protein sequence MKLYPIESGNFKLDGGAMFGVVPKTIWNKTNPADGNNLIDIAARCLLIEEGNRLILIDTGMGDKQSDKFFGYYSLWGNHSIDKSLAKYGFHRDDITDVFMTHLHFDHCGGSVQWNSDKTGYEPAFKNAKYWSNENHWEWATKPNAREKASFLSENILPMQESGQLNFIKRTEADFLSTSELGFGIFFADGHTEKQMIPHIQYQDKTIVFCADLLATAGHIPLPYVMGYDTRPLLTMPEKAKFLNAAADNNYYLFLEHDAHNQIITVEHTEKGVRFKDVFTCEDIF encoded by the coding sequence ATGAAGCTTTATCCAATAGAATCTGGAAATTTTAAATTAGACGGTGGCGCCATGTTTGGTGTTGTGCCTAAAACAATTTGGAATAAAACTAATCCTGCCGATGGTAATAATTTGATAGATATAGCTGCAAGATGCTTGCTTATTGAAGAGGGTAACCGACTTATTTTGATAGATACTGGAATGGGAGATAAACAATCGGATAAGTTTTTTGGATATTATTCGCTTTGGGGAAATCATTCGATAGACAAATCATTGGCAAAATATGGTTTTCACCGAGATGATATTACAGATGTTTTTATGACTCATTTGCATTTTGACCATTGTGGAGGAAGTGTACAATGGAATTCTGATAAAACAGGTTATGAACCTGCTTTTAAAAATGCTAAATACTGGAGTAACGAAAATCATTGGGAATGGGCGACTAAACCCAATGCTCGTGAAAAGGCTTCTTTTCTGTCTGAAAATATTCTACCAATGCAAGAAAGCGGACAATTAAATTTCATAAAAAGAACTGAGGCAGATTTTCTTTCAACGTCTGAACTTGGTTTTGGAATTTTCTTTGCCGATGGACATACTGAGAAACAAATGATTCCGCATATTCAATATCAAGACAAAACGATAGTTTTTTGTGCTGATTTATTGGCTACTGCTGGACATATTCCGTTGCCATATGTTATGGGGTATGATACAAGACCACTATTGACAATGCCAGAAAAAGCAAAATTTCTGAATGCAGCAGCAGATAATAACTACTATTTGTTTCTAGAGCACGATGCACATAATCAAATTATAACAGTAGAACATACTGAAAAAGGGGTTCGTTTTAAAGATGTTTTTACTTGTGAGGATATTTTTTAA